The proteins below come from a single Esox lucius isolate fEsoLuc1 chromosome 7, fEsoLuc1.pri, whole genome shotgun sequence genomic window:
- the cnih2 gene encoding protein cornichon homolog 2, giving the protein MAFTFAAFCYMLTLVLCAALIFFVIWQIIAFDELRTDFKNPIDQSNPTRARERILNIERICNLLRKLVVPEYSIHGLFCLMFMCAGEWVTLGLNIPLLFYHLWRYFHRPADGSEVMYDPVSVMNADILNYCQKESWCKLGFYLLSFFYYLYSMVYALVSF; this is encoded by the exons ATGGCGTTCACCTTCGCGGCCTTCTGCTACATGCTCACCTTAGTGCTGTGTGCCGCGCTCATCTTCTTCGTCATCTGGCAG ATCATTGCATTTGATGAGCTACGCACAGACTTCAAGAATCCAATCGATCAGAGCAACCCCACCAGAGCG agagagagaattttgAATATTGAAAGAATTTGTAACTTGCTACGGAAG CTGGTGGTGCCAGAATACTCCATCCATGGGCTGTTCTGCCTGATGTTCATGTGTGCTGGAGAATGGGTCACCCTGGGCCTCAACATCCCCCTTCTCTTCTACCATCTCTGGAG GTATTTCCATCGGCCAGCCGACGGGTCAGAGGTCATGTATGACCCTGTCAGTGTGATGAATGCAGACATCCTGAACTACTGTCAGAAGGAGTCCTGGTGTAAGCTGGGCTTCTATCTTCTCTCATTCTTCTACTATTTGTACAG TATGGTCTACGCCTTGGTGAGTTTTTAA